The genome window CCCCGAAGAAGCCAAATACGGTTTTACCCGCGAACAGCTGTTTGCAGGATACAAAACCCTGAGGGATAAGGGAATCAAACGTTTTGGACTGCATACCATGGTGGCATCCAATGAACTGGATCCGGCGTACTTTGTTGAAACGGCCCGTATTCTTTTTGAACTGGTTGCCGACCTGTCAAAGAATCTGGGTATTTCCTTTGAATTTATCAATCTCGGCGGCGGCATCGGTATCCCCTATCTGCCAGAGCAGCAGCCCGTCGATCTGATTAAGCTCGGCAAAGAAATTCACGCAGAATACGACCGTCTGATCACAGCCAACGGATTAGCCCCCATTCGTCTGTATCTGGAATGCGGACGTATCATCACCGGTCCCTATGGCTATCTCGTCAGCAAAGTCCTGCACATCAAACGCACCTACAAAACCTTCGTGGGCCTGGATGCCTGTATGGCCAACCTGATGCGACCGGCCTTATACGGCGCGTTTCATCACATCTCCGTGGTGGGAAAAGAATCGGAACCCGCAACCATGCTGTGTGATGTCACCGGGTCGCTCTGCGAAAACAACGATAAATTTGCCATCGACCGCACCCTTCCTGAAGTAGAACCCGGCGATATCGTCATCATTCATGATGCCGGAGCGCATGGCCATGCCATGGGATTCAACTACAACGGTAAACTGCGTTCCGCCGAATTACTGCTGCGCAAAGACGGATCCGTTGTACAGATCAGAAAGCCCGAAACGCTGGATGATCTTTTTGCCACGCTGGATTTTGGCCAGTTGGCAGATTTCCCCGTTTAATCATACCATCAGAAAGTAAAAACTATGGGCATGTTCGGAACCTTAATGGGAGCCTGGGTTGGTGCCTCCTTCGGAGGACCTATCGGGGCCATTCTCGGCGCAGTGGCCGGCCACTATTTGTCAAACAAACAAACGTCGGAACCCATCGGGCCGTCGCGTAACGATTTGACCATCGCCTACGTCACAACCCTGTTTGCCGTTTTTGCGAAAATGGCCAAAGTGGACGGCGTCATTTCTTCCGAAGAAATCAAGGCGCTGGAAACCTTTATGCGCGTGGATCTGGAACTGGATGAAGAATCCCGTGACTTTGCCGTGAAAGTTTTCCGTGAAGCCAAAGATAATAACACCCCGGCACAGGACTATCTTCGTCAATATGCGGAACTGACCAATTATCAGCGCGATGCCGCCCAAAGCCTCATCCTCTTACTGCACCGGCTCGCACTGGCCGACGGCGTCCTGCACGATCAGGAATACGAATTCCTGCGCCAGACCGCCGCCACCCTGCGCATCCCCGTTCAATACATCGATCATATCACCGGGCGCGCATCCAGCTCGCAGCGTCAACATGGACAACCGGTACAAAGTAAAGACCTGAAGCATTGCTACAATGTCTTAGGCATCAACGATCAGGCCGATGAGAAAACCATTCGAAACGCCTATCGCCAAAAATGTAAAGAGAACCACCCTGATCGACTGGTCTCTCAGGGCGTCCCGGAATC of Spartobacteria bacterium contains these proteins:
- a CDS encoding diaminopimelate decarboxylase; this translates as MKTTPFTTGQVHAMTARFPTPFHIYDEKAIIENVRTLKKAFAWNDGFKEFFAVKAAPNPILMKILEAEGVGTDCSSMAELILSERTGILGEEIMFTSNDTPADEYRKARELGAIVNLDDISHIAFLEESAGLPELVCCRYNPGPLKGGNTIIGHPEEAKYGFTREQLFAGYKTLRDKGIKRFGLHTMVASNELDPAYFVETARILFELVADLSKNLGISFEFINLGGGIGIPYLPEQQPVDLIKLGKEIHAEYDRLITANGLAPIRLYLECGRIITGPYGYLVSKVLHIKRTYKTFVGLDACMANLMRPALYGAFHHISVVGKESEPATMLCDVTGSLCENNDKFAIDRTLPEVEPGDIVIIHDAGAHGHAMGFNYNGKLRSAELLLRKDGSVVQIRKPETLDDLFATLDFGQLADFPV
- the djlA gene encoding co-chaperone DjlA produces the protein MGMFGTLMGAWVGASFGGPIGAILGAVAGHYLSNKQTSEPIGPSRNDLTIAYVTTLFAVFAKMAKVDGVISSEEIKALETFMRVDLELDEESRDFAVKVFREAKDNNTPAQDYLRQYAELTNYQRDAAQSLILLLHRLALADGVLHDQEYEFLRQTAATLRIPVQYIDHITGRASSSQRQHGQPVQSKDLKHCYNVLGINDQADEKTIRNAYRQKCKENHPDRLVSQGVPESMLKYANAKMAEISDAYNTIMQHKGYN